A genome region from Pseudomonas pergaminensis includes the following:
- a CDS encoding YebC/PmpR family DNA-binding transcriptional regulator, whose amino-acid sequence MAGHSKWANIKHRKERQDAKKGKIFTKWIRELTVAARQGGGDPGSNPRLRLALDKALGANMSRDIIDRAVARGAGAADTDDMVELSYEGYGPGGVAVMVECMTDNRNRTAAAVRHAFSKCGGNLGTDGSVAYLFERKGQISFAPGTDEDALMEAAMEADADDVVTNEDGSIDVFTSFASFYAVRNALEAAGFKGTDAEIVMLPTTSAELDLDGAQKVLKMLDMLEDLDDVQNVYSNADIPESVAEQLG is encoded by the coding sequence ATGGCTGGCCATTCCAAGTGGGCGAACATCAAGCACCGCAAAGAGCGTCAGGATGCCAAGAAAGGCAAGATTTTCACCAAGTGGATCCGCGAGCTGACCGTCGCAGCCCGCCAGGGCGGTGGCGACCCGGGCTCTAACCCGCGCCTGCGCCTGGCGCTGGACAAGGCCCTTGGCGCCAACATGAGCCGTGACATCATCGACCGCGCCGTGGCCCGTGGTGCCGGCGCCGCCGATACCGACGACATGGTCGAGCTGAGCTACGAAGGTTACGGCCCCGGCGGCGTTGCAGTGATGGTCGAGTGCATGACCGACAACCGCAACCGCACCGCGGCAGCCGTGCGCCATGCGTTCAGCAAGTGCGGCGGCAACCTGGGTACCGATGGTTCGGTGGCCTACCTGTTCGAGCGCAAGGGGCAGATCTCCTTCGCGCCGGGCACTGATGAAGACGCGCTGATGGAAGCGGCGATGGAGGCAGATGCCGACGACGTGGTGACCAACGAAGATGGCTCCATCGATGTGTTCACTTCGTTTGCCAGTTTCTACGCCGTGCGCAACGCGCTGGAAGCTGCTGGCTTCAAGGGCACCGACGCAGAAATCGTGATGCTGCCGACCACCAGTGCCGAACTGGACCTGGACGGAGCGCAGAAAGTGTTGAAGATGCTGGACATGCTCGAAGACCTGGATGATGTGCAGAACGTGTATTCCAACGCCGACATCCCTGAGTCTGTAGCCGAACAGCTAGGCTGA
- a CDS encoding HIT domain-containing protein encodes MFALDQRLQQDTLTLGDFPLCRLLLSNDSNYPWFILVPRINGISEVFQLDVADQQQLWQETTALAQVLNDGLAADKMNIGALGNVVSQLHVHVIVRKRDDAAWPAPVWGKHPAQPYTDAQVAAIRARLRELLPADFVFTQG; translated from the coding sequence GTGTTCGCTTTAGATCAACGCCTTCAACAAGACACGCTGACCCTGGGGGACTTCCCCCTGTGCCGACTGCTGCTGTCCAATGACTCGAACTACCCCTGGTTCATCCTGGTGCCGCGTATCAACGGTATCAGCGAAGTGTTTCAACTGGATGTCGCCGATCAGCAACAGTTGTGGCAAGAGACGACGGCCCTGGCGCAAGTGCTGAATGACGGGCTGGCGGCGGACAAGATGAACATCGGCGCGCTGGGCAATGTGGTCAGCCAGTTGCACGTCCATGTGATCGTGCGCAAGCGCGATGATGCCGCCTGGCCGGCGCCGGTATGGGGCAAGCATCCGGCGCAGCCTTACACCGATGCGCAAGTGGCAGCCATCCGCGCCCGTCTGCGCGAGCTGTTGCCTGCTGACTTTGTCTTTACCCAGGGTTGA
- a CDS encoding OprD family porin: MRVMKWSMIALAVSAGTTQFAMASAQSDSKGFVEDSTFSINTRALYFSRDFRNEPLDGYEKVNGKNKSRAEETGLGFNALYQSGFTQGTIGVGVDVIGLLGVKLDSGKGRAGTGLFPSGSDGRSQDDYSKGGGAVKFRISDTVLKVGDQYTTAPVFASDDSRLLPELPQGISLTSNEIKGLKLEGGHFTSSVAQNQTFRDSLGLTKTDFAGAVYSFTPEVTGSLYYAKTEDYFRKWYSNLNWTHALSDDQSFALDFNIYDTKSDGEGKQRAYYDKTTKLDNRAFSLQGAYTIGAHTFTLAAQKVTGDGDYGYGVDGGGSVFLANSIARSDFNGEGEKSYQARYDINMATFGIPGLSFMTRYVTGSGAQTATTSNGKEWERDIEAKYVIQSGPAKDLSLRLRQATYRSGDGVYYGSPSIDELRLIANYPLNIL, encoded by the coding sequence ATGCGCGTGATGAAGTGGAGCATGATCGCCCTGGCTGTTTCAGCAGGCACTACGCAGTTCGCAATGGCGTCCGCCCAAAGCGATTCCAAAGGCTTTGTTGAAGACAGCACTTTCAGCATTAATACTCGCGCCCTGTACTTCAGCCGCGACTTCCGCAATGAGCCACTGGATGGCTACGAGAAAGTCAACGGCAAGAATAAAAGCCGTGCTGAAGAGACTGGCCTGGGCTTCAACGCCCTGTACCAATCGGGCTTCACCCAAGGCACCATCGGCGTCGGTGTAGACGTGATCGGCCTGCTGGGCGTCAAGCTCGACAGCGGTAAGGGCCGTGCCGGCACTGGTCTGTTCCCGTCCGGTTCCGACGGTCGCTCGCAGGACGATTACTCCAAAGGCGGCGGTGCCGTTAAATTCCGCATCTCCGATACGGTCTTGAAAGTCGGCGACCAATACACCACCGCTCCTGTGTTTGCCTCCGATGACAGCCGTTTGCTGCCAGAGCTGCCACAAGGTATCTCGCTCACCAGCAACGAGATCAAGGGCCTCAAACTGGAAGGTGGTCACTTCACTTCCAGCGTCGCACAGAACCAGACCTTCCGTGACAGCCTGGGCCTGACGAAGACCGACTTTGCCGGTGCCGTCTACTCCTTCACCCCAGAGGTTACCGGCAGCCTGTACTACGCAAAAACCGAAGATTACTTCCGCAAGTGGTACAGCAACCTTAACTGGACCCACGCGCTGAGCGACGACCAGTCCTTCGCCCTGGACTTCAACATCTACGACACGAAAAGTGACGGTGAAGGCAAGCAACGCGCCTACTACGACAAAACCACCAAGCTTGATAACCGTGCGTTCAGCCTGCAGGGTGCGTACACCATTGGTGCTCACACCTTCACACTGGCTGCCCAGAAAGTCACCGGTGACGGCGATTACGGTTACGGCGTAGACGGCGGCGGCTCAGTGTTCCTGGCCAACTCCATTGCCCGCTCCGACTTCAACGGCGAAGGCGAGAAGTCCTACCAGGCTCGTTACGACATCAACATGGCGACCTTTGGCATTCCTGGCCTGAGCTTCATGACTCGCTACGTAACCGGTAGCGGCGCTCAAACCGCCACGACCTCGAACGGCAAAGAGTGGGAACGTGACATCGAAGCCAAGTACGTGATCCAGAGCGGTCCAGCCAAGGACCTGAGCCTGCGTCTGCGTCAAGCAACCTATCGTTCGGGTGATGGCGTTTACTACGGTTCGCCTTCGATCGACGAACTGCGTTTGATCGCGAACTACCCGCTGAACATCCTGTAA
- a CDS encoding Dps family protein, producing the protein MAIDIGISEEDRKSIVDGLSRLLSDTYVLYLKTHNFHWNVTGPMFRTLHLMFEEQYNELALAVDSIAERIRALGFPAPGAYSIYARLSSIKEEEGVPSAEEMIKQLVAGQEAVTRTARGIFPLLDKVSDEPTADLLTQRMQVHEKTAWMLRSLLENQ; encoded by the coding sequence ATGGCAATCGATATCGGTATCAGTGAAGAAGATCGTAAATCCATCGTCGACGGGCTTTCACGGCTGCTTTCCGATACCTATGTTTTGTATCTGAAGACCCACAATTTCCATTGGAACGTCACGGGCCCCATGTTCCGCACGCTGCACTTGATGTTTGAAGAGCAGTACAACGAGCTGGCGCTGGCCGTGGACTCCATTGCCGAGCGTATCCGTGCCCTGGGTTTCCCGGCGCCGGGTGCCTACTCCATCTACGCCCGACTTTCGTCCATCAAGGAAGAGGAAGGCGTGCCCAGCGCAGAAGAGATGATCAAGCAGTTGGTCGCCGGCCAGGAGGCGGTCACTCGTACCGCGCGCGGCATCTTCCCACTGCTCGACAAGGTCAGCGACGAGCCGACCGCCGACCTGCTGACCCAGCGCATGCAGGTTCACGAGAAAACCGCGTGGATGCTGCGCTCGCTGCTCGAAAATCAGTAA
- a CDS encoding putative 2-dehydropantoate 2-reductase, whose protein sequence is MSTTWHILGAGSLGTLWATRLARAGVPVRLILRDEARLASYQAGKGLTLVEQGIEQTYPVTGETPDSPGPIHRLLVACKAYDAQGAVAQLQQRLAPDAELILLQNGLGSQDAVAAQLPQARCIFASSTEGAFRDGDWRVVFAGHGYTWLGDASHPTPPLWLDDLHAAGIPHDWSTDILTRLWRKLALNCAINPLTVLHQCRNGELQAHHCEVATLCAELAELLECCGQPAAALDLQHEVERVIQATAANYSSMYQDVAAGRRTEISYLLGYACQAAARHQLNLPHLQQLQVRLVEQLLARGLPRD, encoded by the coding sequence ATGTCGACCACCTGGCATATTCTCGGCGCCGGCAGCCTAGGCACACTCTGGGCCACCCGCCTGGCGCGCGCAGGCGTGCCCGTCAGGTTGATCCTGCGTGATGAGGCGCGCCTGGCCAGTTATCAGGCGGGCAAGGGACTGACCCTGGTGGAACAAGGCATTGAGCAGACTTACCCCGTGACAGGCGAAACGCCTGACAGCCCTGGGCCGATTCATCGCCTGCTGGTGGCGTGCAAAGCCTACGACGCCCAAGGCGCCGTCGCACAGTTGCAACAGCGGCTAGCTCCAGATGCCGAGCTGATCCTGCTGCAGAACGGCCTTGGCAGCCAGGATGCGGTCGCCGCGCAGTTGCCCCAGGCGCGCTGCATCTTTGCCTCCAGCACGGAAGGCGCCTTTCGCGATGGCGACTGGCGTGTCGTGTTTGCCGGCCATGGCTACACCTGGCTGGGCGACGCGAGCCACCCTACCCCGCCGCTGTGGCTGGATGACCTGCACGCCGCTGGCATCCCCCACGATTGGAGTACCGATATCCTTACGCGGCTATGGCGCAAGCTGGCCCTCAATTGCGCCATCAACCCGCTAACCGTGCTGCATCAATGTCGTAACGGCGAATTGCAGGCCCATCACTGCGAAGTCGCCACCCTGTGCGCAGAGCTGGCTGAACTGCTGGAATGCTGCGGCCAGCCTGCTGCCGCGCTGGACCTGCAACACGAAGTGGAACGGGTGATCCAGGCCACCGCCGCCAATTACTCTTCCATGTACCAGGACGTGGCCGCCGGCCGTCGCACCGAAATCAGCTATCTATTGGGCTATGCTTGCCAGGCGGCCGCCCGTCACCAACTGAACCTGCCGCATTTGCAGCAGTTGCAGGTGCGCCTGGTCGAGCAGTTACTTGCACGCGGATTGCCCCGCGACTGA
- a CDS encoding YajQ family cyclic di-GMP-binding protein: MPSFDVVSELDKHEVTNAVENAVKELDRRYDLKGKGSFEFKEKELTVNLTAEADFQLEAMIEILKLSLVKRKIDAQCLEIKDAYASGKLMKQEAILKEGIDKELAKKIVAHIKDAKLKVQAAIQGEQVRVTGKKRDDLQEAIAALRAKTFDMPLQFNNFRD; this comes from the coding sequence ATGCCTTCGTTCGACGTGGTATCCGAACTGGACAAACACGAAGTCACCAACGCCGTCGAGAACGCCGTCAAGGAACTGGACCGTCGCTATGACTTGAAAGGCAAGGGCAGCTTCGAATTCAAGGAAAAAGAGCTGACCGTCAACCTGACCGCTGAAGCCGATTTCCAGCTGGAAGCGATGATCGAGATCCTCAAGCTGTCGCTGGTCAAGCGCAAGATCGACGCGCAGTGCCTTGAAATCAAGGATGCCTACGCCTCCGGCAAGCTGATGAAGCAGGAAGCCATCCTCAAGGAAGGCATCGATAAGGAGCTGGCGAAGAAAATCGTCGCCCACATCAAGGACGCCAAGCTGAAAGTCCAGGCCGCGATCCAGGGTGAACAGGTTCGTGTCACTGGCAAGAAACGTGACGACCTGCAAGAGGCCATTGCGGCCCTGCGCGCCAAGACCTTCGACATGCCGCTGCAGTTCAACAACTTCCGCGACTGA
- a CDS encoding mechanosensitive ion channel family protein produces MDLNAEMDHLIKTSESWLPMIMEYGSRFLLALVTLVIGWWLINVLTHRVGRLLALRNADMALQHFITRLANVALKIMLVVNVASMIGVATTSFIAAIGAATLAIGMALQGSLANFAGGVLILLFRPFRIGDWIEAQGTSGTVDSIQIFHTVLRTGDNKTVIVPNGILSNGLITNTNRQPTRKVVFDVGVDYEADLQKAREVLLELAKDPRVLADPAAAAVVSTLGDSSITVSLRCWTKTADYWDVVFMLNELARDRLKAAGIDIPFPQRVIRVMQETAAK; encoded by the coding sequence ATGGATTTGAACGCTGAAATGGATCACCTGATCAAGACCTCGGAATCTTGGCTGCCGATGATCATGGAATACGGCAGCCGGTTCTTGCTGGCTTTGGTCACCTTGGTCATCGGTTGGTGGCTGATTAACGTGTTGACCCATCGCGTGGGGCGCCTGCTGGCCCTGCGCAATGCTGACATGGCCCTGCAACATTTCATTACCCGACTGGCGAACGTCGCGCTCAAAATCATGCTGGTGGTCAACGTGGCCTCGATGATCGGCGTGGCAACCACCTCGTTCATTGCGGCGATCGGTGCCGCTACCCTGGCCATCGGCATGGCATTGCAAGGCAGCCTGGCGAACTTCGCCGGTGGCGTGCTGATTCTGTTGTTCCGCCCATTCCGCATTGGTGACTGGATCGAAGCCCAAGGCACTTCGGGTACCGTCGATAGCATCCAGATCTTCCACACCGTGCTGCGTACCGGCGACAACAAGACCGTGATCGTGCCGAACGGTATCCTGTCCAATGGCCTTATCACCAACACCAACCGTCAGCCGACCCGCAAGGTGGTGTTCGATGTGGGTGTGGACTATGAGGCCGACCTGCAAAAAGCCCGTGAGGTGTTGCTGGAGCTGGCGAAAGATCCGCGCGTATTGGCAGACCCGGCTGCGGCAGCGGTGGTGTCGACATTGGGTGACAGTTCGATCACCGTTTCCTTGCGTTGCTGGACCAAGACGGCGGATTATTGGGACGTGGTGTTCATGTTGAACGAACTTGCACGTGACCGCTTGAAGGCGGCGGGGATTGATATTCCATTTCCGCAGCGGGTTATTCGTGTGATGCAGGAAACAGCTGCCAAGTAA
- the aspS gene encoding aspartate--tRNA ligase, with protein MMRSHYCGQLNETLEGQEITLCGWVHRRRDHGGVIFLDIRDRDGLAQVVFDPDRAESFAAADRVRSEYVVKITGKVRLRPAGAVNKNMASGGIEVLGYELEVLNESETPPFPLNEYSDVGEETRLRYRFLDLRRPEMAEKLRLRSRMTTSIRRFLDENGFLDVETPILTRATPEGARDYLVPSRTHAGSFFALPQSPQLFKQLLMVAGFDRYYQIAKCFRDEDLRADRQPEFTQIDIETSFLDEKEIMGLTEQMIRNLFKEVLDLEFGDFPHMTFEEAMRRYGSDKPDLRNPLELVDVADQLKEVDFKVFSGPANDPKCRIAALRVPGGASMPRKQIDDYTKFVGIYGAKGLAYIKVNERANGVDGLQSPIVKNIPLDNLNAILDRVGAVDGDIVFFGADKAKIVSEALGALRIKLGHDLNLLTCEWAPMWVVDFPMFEENDDGSFSALHHPFTAPKCSPAELEANPAGALSRAYDMVLNGTELGGGSIRIHRKEMQQAVFRLLGINEAEQEEKFGFLLDALKYGAPPHGGLAFGLDRLVMLMTGAQSIREVIAFPKTQSAADVMTQAPGVVDAKALRELHIRLRETPKAE; from the coding sequence ATGATGCGCAGCCACTATTGCGGCCAACTGAACGAGACCCTGGAAGGTCAGGAAATCACCCTTTGCGGATGGGTTCACCGTCGCCGCGACCACGGCGGGGTGATCTTCCTCGATATCCGTGATCGTGATGGTCTGGCCCAGGTGGTGTTCGACCCGGATCGCGCCGAGAGCTTCGCCGCCGCCGACCGCGTGCGCAGCGAATACGTAGTGAAGATCACCGGCAAGGTTCGCCTGCGTCCGGCCGGTGCCGTGAACAAGAACATGGCGTCCGGCGGCATTGAAGTGCTGGGCTATGAACTGGAAGTGCTGAACGAATCGGAAACCCCGCCGTTCCCGCTCAACGAATACTCCGACGTCGGCGAAGAAACCCGCCTGCGTTATCGCTTCCTGGACCTGCGTCGTCCGGAGATGGCCGAGAAGCTGCGCCTGCGTTCGCGCATGACCACCAGTATCCGCCGCTTCCTCGACGAAAACGGCTTCCTGGACGTCGAGACCCCGATCCTGACCCGTGCCACCCCGGAAGGCGCGCGTGACTACCTGGTGCCTAGCCGTACCCACGCCGGTTCGTTCTTCGCCCTGCCGCAATCGCCACAACTGTTCAAGCAGTTGCTGATGGTGGCTGGCTTCGACCGCTACTACCAGATCGCCAAGTGCTTCCGTGACGAAGACCTGCGCGCCGACCGCCAGCCGGAATTCACCCAGATCGACATCGAGACCAGCTTCCTCGATGAAAAAGAGATCATGGGCCTGACCGAGCAGATGATCCGCAACCTGTTCAAGGAAGTGCTGGACCTGGAATTCGGCGACTTCCCGCACATGACCTTCGAAGAAGCCATGCGCCGCTACGGTTCCGACAAGCCAGACCTGCGTAACCCGCTGGAACTGGTGGACGTGGCCGACCAGCTCAAGGAAGTCGACTTCAAGGTGTTCAGCGGCCCGGCCAACGACCCGAAATGCCGCATTGCCGCCCTGCGCGTGCCTGGCGGCGCAAGCATGCCGCGCAAGCAGATCGACGACTACACCAAGTTCGTCGGCATCTACGGTGCCAAGGGCCTGGCGTATATCAAGGTCAACGAGCGCGCCAACGGTGTTGACGGCCTGCAATCGCCGATCGTGAAGAACATTCCGCTGGACAACCTGAACGCGATCCTCGACCGCGTCGGTGCAGTCGACGGCGATATCGTGTTCTTCGGCGCCGACAAGGCCAAGATCGTCAGCGAAGCCCTGGGCGCGCTGCGCATCAAGCTGGGTCACGACCTGAACCTGCTGACCTGCGAATGGGCCCCGATGTGGGTCGTTGACTTCCCGATGTTCGAAGAGAACGACGACGGCAGCTTCAGCGCCTTGCACCACCCGTTCACTGCGCCGAAGTGCTCGCCGGCCGAGCTGGAAGCCAACCCGGCAGGCGCCCTGTCCCGCGCCTACGACATGGTACTCAACGGCACCGAGCTGGGTGGCGGTTCGATCCGTATCCACCGCAAAGAGATGCAGCAAGCGGTCTTCCGTCTGTTGGGCATCAACGAAGCGGAACAGGAAGAGAAATTCGGCTTCCTGCTCGACGCCCTGAAATATGGTGCGCCGCCGCACGGTGGCCTGGCATTCGGCCTGGACCGCCTGGTGATGCTGATGACCGGCGCCCAGTCGATCCGTGAAGTGATCGCCTTCCCGAAAACCCAGAGTGCTGCGGACGTCATGACCCAGGCTCCAGGTGTGGTGGATGCCAAGGCATTGCGCGAGTTGCACATCCGCCTGCGCGAGACGCCGAAGGCTGAGTAA
- a CDS encoding FmdB family zinc ribbon protein yields MPMYDYQCASCGHQLEAIQKISAAPLVDCPACQAPELKKMLSMPGFRLSGSGWYETDFKTGSKKNLAGGDKAD; encoded by the coding sequence ATGCCCATGTACGACTATCAATGTGCTTCCTGTGGTCATCAGTTGGAAGCCATTCAGAAGATCAGCGCAGCGCCGCTGGTCGATTGCCCAGCCTGCCAGGCGCCGGAGCTCAAGAAGATGTTGTCCATGCCAGGCTTCCGCCTGAGCGGCAGCGGCTGGTACGAGACCGACTTCAAGACCGGCTCGAAGAAGAACCTGGCGGGCGGCGACAAAGCAGACTGA
- a CDS encoding sensor histidine kinase, whose product MPLRQRLENLPVGQKLLAALLVLLTTVLLVANLTFISAAYWISQESMAPQALQAIGRLVSNPALAAEALESPAKADALLNELTSYSPLRAAALYDGEGNRLAQMQHGDRLHLPDNYRHIEAWRVTEFRSNQIITLPRAGQASGHLLLVASSELPVAFYTGTLTASLGILIFSVLLWLIIARQIKRLITRPIHELEELSRQVTREENYALRAGRGNHDEIGSLAEAFNTMLSRIEAREQQLKRARDDSQAAYDQAQGLAEETRHTNRKLELEVQVRSKIEKKLTGFQNYLNSIIDSMPSALIALDEQLYVTQWNQEASALSGTRLDEALNQPIYLAFQPLKPYLPQIRAAVEQHTVERIERVTWFKDDEPKHYALTFYPLMGGAGRGVVIRIDDITQRLSLEEMMVQSEKMLSVGGLAAGMAHEINNPLGAILHNVQNIRRRLSPDLPKNLEHAEQAGIELETVNHYLQSREVPQLLDGIQQAGARAAKIVTHMLSFSRRSNRQMAPCDLPALIDQAVEIAGNDFDLTIGFDFKGQAIIRQFDPQLGPVPGTANELEQVLLNLLKNAAQAIHLREDDSEPGRIILRTRLNPPWAEIQVEDNGIGMSENVRKRTFEPFFTTKEIGQGTGLGLSVSYFIITNNHKGQMEVHSTLGQGTCFTLRLPLAGSQLPPYDLTQLEQ is encoded by the coding sequence ATGCCGCTGCGCCAGCGTCTTGAAAACCTACCGGTCGGGCAGAAACTGCTGGCCGCCCTGCTGGTGCTGTTGACCACCGTATTGCTGGTGGCCAACCTGACCTTTATCAGCGCCGCCTACTGGATCTCCCAGGAAAGCATGGCCCCCCAAGCCTTGCAGGCGATTGGTCGCCTGGTGTCCAACCCCGCGCTCGCCGCCGAAGCCCTCGAATCACCCGCCAAGGCGGACGCCCTGCTCAACGAGCTGACCAGCTATTCGCCCTTGCGCGCCGCCGCCCTGTACGACGGTGAAGGCAACCGCCTGGCGCAGATGCAACACGGCGACCGCCTGCACCTGCCCGACAACTACCGGCATATCGAAGCCTGGCGCGTCACCGAGTTTCGCAGCAACCAGATCATCACCCTGCCCCGTGCTGGCCAAGCATCCGGGCACCTGCTGCTGGTGGCCAGCAGTGAGCTGCCGGTGGCGTTCTACACGGGCACGCTGACGGCCAGCCTGGGCATCCTGATTTTCAGCGTGCTGCTGTGGTTGATCATCGCCCGCCAGATCAAACGCCTGATCACCCGGCCGATCCACGAACTCGAAGAGTTGTCGCGCCAGGTCACCCGCGAAGAGAACTACGCCCTACGCGCTGGCCGTGGCAACCACGATGAAATCGGCAGCCTGGCCGAAGCCTTCAACACCATGCTGTCGCGGATCGAAGCCCGCGAGCAGCAACTCAAGCGCGCACGGGACGACTCCCAGGCGGCCTACGACCAAGCCCAAGGCCTGGCCGAAGAGACGCGCCACACCAACCGTAAGCTGGAACTGGAAGTCCAGGTTCGCAGCAAGATCGAGAAAAAACTCACCGGCTTCCAGAATTACCTGAACAGCATCATCGACTCGATGCCCTCGGCACTGATCGCCCTGGATGAACAGCTCTACGTGACGCAGTGGAACCAGGAGGCCAGCGCGCTTTCCGGTACCCGCCTGGATGAAGCGCTGAACCAGCCGATCTACCTGGCCTTCCAGCCGCTCAAACCCTACTTGCCGCAGATCAGGGCAGCGGTCGAGCAACACACCGTGGAGCGCATCGAGCGGGTCACCTGGTTCAAGGACGACGAACCCAAGCATTACGCCCTGACCTTCTACCCACTGATGGGTGGCGCCGGGCGTGGCGTGGTGATTCGTATCGATGACATCACCCAGCGACTGTCCCTGGAAGAGATGATGGTGCAGTCCGAGAAAATGCTGTCGGTAGGTGGCCTGGCCGCCGGCATGGCCCACGAGATCAACAACCCGCTGGGCGCGATCCTGCATAACGTGCAGAACATCCGCCGCCGCCTGTCTCCCGACCTGCCCAAGAACCTGGAGCACGCCGAGCAGGCCGGCATCGAGCTGGAAACGGTCAACCACTACCTGCAAAGCCGCGAAGTGCCGCAACTGCTCGATGGCATCCAGCAAGCCGGGGCGCGGGCGGCGAAGATCGTCACCCATATGCTCAGCTTCAGTCGCCGCAGCAACCGGCAGATGGCACCGTGCGACTTACCGGCACTGATCGACCAAGCGGTGGAAATCGCCGGTAACGACTTCGACCTCACCATCGGCTTTGACTTCAAGGGCCAAGCGATCATCCGCCAGTTCGACCCGCAGTTGGGCCCGGTACCCGGCACCGCCAACGAACTGGAACAGGTCCTGCTCAACCTGCTGAAAAACGCCGCCCAGGCCATTCACCTGCGTGAAGATGACAGCGAGCCGGGGCGCATCATCCTGCGCACGCGCCTCAACCCGCCGTGGGCAGAAATACAGGTGGAGGACAATGGCATCGGCATGAGCGAGAACGTGCGCAAACGCACCTTCGAGCCGTTTTTCACCACCAAGGAAATCGGCCAGGGCACCGGGCTCGGGCTGTCGGTGTCGTATTTCATCATCACCAACAACCACAAGGGCCAGATGGAAGTGCACTCCACCCTTGGCCAAGGCACGTGTTTCACCTTGCGCCTGCCACTGGCCGGCAGCCAACTGCCGCCTTACGACCTCACCCAACTGGAGCAATGA
- a CDS encoding SlyX family protein codes for MDLQDRVTDLESRLAFQDDTIETLNDILVTQQRAVERLQLQMTALLKRQEEMGGQFETSEEEAPPPHY; via the coding sequence ATGGATCTGCAAGACCGCGTCACTGACCTGGAGAGCCGCCTGGCCTTCCAGGACGACACCATCGAAACCCTCAACGATATCCTCGTCACCCAGCAGCGGGCCGTCGAGCGCCTGCAATTGCAGATGACCGCACTGCTAAAGCGCCAGGAAGAAATGGGCGGCCAATTCGAAACGTCCGAAGAAGAAGCGCCGCCGCCTCACTATTGA
- a CDS encoding cold-shock protein, whose protein sequence is MLKIVHLLTGVAALLLSFIPSLQQGSPPYLEQHDALYLALFGLLNLTLAPVIPYWNKGTRHQLQNLVSALLVLTVVVQTLTLLAPMPEVGGHPAILLSLVIAVVAIVLHLAISFYRSSPAASSQTYDMTNRDTGTVKWFNTSKGFGFISRDSGDDIFVHFRAIRGEGHRVLVEGQRVEFSVMNRDKGLQAEDVIAALPRR, encoded by the coding sequence ATGTTGAAAATCGTCCACCTGCTAACGGGCGTTGCAGCTTTGCTGCTGTCCTTTATACCGAGCTTGCAACAGGGAAGCCCTCCCTACCTGGAACAACACGACGCTCTGTACCTGGCCTTGTTCGGCCTTCTTAACCTGACGCTGGCACCGGTGATCCCTTACTGGAACAAAGGCACACGTCATCAACTGCAAAACCTGGTCAGCGCGCTGTTGGTACTGACCGTTGTCGTACAAACCCTCACCCTCCTGGCACCCATGCCTGAAGTCGGCGGCCACCCGGCCATCCTGCTCAGCCTGGTGATTGCTGTGGTCGCCATCGTTCTTCACCTGGCCATCAGCTTCTACCGTTCGTCCCCTGCGGCCTCGTCGCAAACCTACGACATGACCAATCGGGATACCGGTACCGTCAAGTGGTTCAACACGTCCAAAGGCTTCGGCTTTATTTCCCGTGATTCGGGCGACGATATCTTCGTCCATTTCCGGGCCATCCGCGGCGAAGGCCATCGCGTACTGGTGGAAGGCCAGCGCGTGGAGTTCTCCGTCATGAATCGCGACAAAGGCCTGCAGGCCGAAGACGTGATTGCTGCACTGCCGCGTCGCTGA
- a CDS encoding ribbon-helix-helix domain-containing protein, producing MSRGVGNGVMETGGFHKIKIDPFAKGFDMGLAKPLSRSVRLNGFSTCLRLEQIYWNILTEIARINACSVSALLSYVDREVHLRYGGVKNFSGLVRVVCVVHALKGCIEPTCLPGQSLV from the coding sequence ATGTCACGCGGAGTGGGTAATGGAGTGATGGAAACCGGTGGTTTCCATAAGATAAAGATCGACCCCTTTGCAAAAGGGTTCGATATGGGACTGGCCAAGCCATTGTCCCGGTCAGTGAGGCTCAACGGGTTTTCCACTTGCCTGCGGCTGGAGCAGATCTATTGGAATATCCTCACGGAGATAGCCAGGATCAATGCCTGTTCAGTCAGTGCGTTGCTGTCTTACGTCGATCGGGAAGTGCACCTGCGTTACGGCGGTGTGAAGAACTTCAGTGGGTTGGTCAGGGTGGTGTGCGTGGTTCACGCCTTGAAAGGGTGTATTGAACCGACCTGTTTACCGGGGCAGTCCCTGGTATAG